The DNA region GTATCTCTCCTCCTCTCGTTTGGCCCAGGGGGTTTTATCCAGGATGTAGCCGACGAAGATAGCGCCGATGAAGGAGAAAAGGAAACGCGCTGCGGCCAGCTTCCAGGATATGATCTCAGCGGTGAATATGAGGGCGAGAAAGTTGGCCGCCGGGGCCATCAGGGGAAAACTTATCGCCGGGCCCACACCCGCACCGGCGAGTATGCCGCCGAAGATCGGGATCATGGCACAGGAGCACATGGTCAAAATGGGCGCAAACGCTACGGCGAATATGGACGATCTTATCCTCCTGCCGGAAGGAAGAACCTGCATTCTCCGCGAGGGGAGGAAAGCGGCGATGATATCACCGAGCACAAAGACGAAGATGAAAGCTCCCCACGCTCTTGATAGATAGCTCCCGATATAGACGAACGGGATAAGCACCGGGTGATATGATCTGAACGTCCGGTATTTGAACACGGGGAACAACGGATGGTGGACCACTTTGGGATATACCAACGTCAACAGTCCGAACAGAGGCAAAAACCAGGCTGAAAAGGTCTTCAAATCTCAACTCATAGCTCCTATCTCCCTTCCTCATCGTACATACGAGTAATTTATCATATGTTCATTAAAATGTCAAGGATGCGGGGAGTTCCGGAGTTCCCCGTTACGCCTTATCTGAGGTCGGGAATCGGTATACCTCTATGAACTCGCTTCGCTCATATTATCGTTGAATGTAGCAGAGATTTCTCCGTCCGCAGTCAGCAGTCCGCCGCTCAACGGTCATTTGTGGTCATTAGATCATTTGGCTTCACCGTCATTTTGAATGACTACAAATGACCATCAATGACAACAAATGACCACAGAGGACGGCGGGCAATCGGCCATAGATGGATACTACAATCAAGGGAAATAGGAGCGACTCGCTTAACAGGCGGGAAATTCACGGGAACGTCTCTTACAATGCGATAAGACGGTTCCATATCAGTGAGAGAGGCAGGCCGATAGGTAATAAGCCTCTTCTCCTGATGTTTTGATCCAAGCGTAATGCAGGGAAAGAATCCCCATGTAAAGCCCCATCCCCGCGCTTAACCCTCTCCTCTCATCCGGATCTCCAATCCAGAATCCTCCCCTCACGCGGAGAAAGGGAGTCAGAACCAGCTCCAATCCGAGATGGGGAGAGGGGATGTTGAATCCTCTCAGGATGAGATCAAAAGCGAGGATCGACCTTAACCCTCTGTACGCCCATGCGACCGTGAGCTCATTCCATCCATCATCCCCCCTCGCTACAACCGCCATCGAAAGGGAGTCGTCGAGGAAA from Candidatus Poribacteria bacterium includes:
- a CDS encoding permease, with the protein product MKTFSAWFLPLFGLLTLVYPKVVHHPLFPVFKYRTFRSYHPVLIPFVYIGSYLSRAWGAFIFVFVLGDIIAAFLPSRRMQVLPSGRRIRSSIFAVAFAPILTMCSCAMIPIFGGILAGAGVGPAISFPLMAPAANFLALIFTAEIISWKLAAARFLFSFIGAIFVGYILDKTPWAKREEERYSGIKAAKVSEE